One genomic segment of Podarcis raffonei isolate rPodRaf1 chromosome 7, rPodRaf1.pri, whole genome shotgun sequence includes these proteins:
- the LOC128416965 gene encoding flap endonuclease 1-like isoform X2 — protein sequence MGISRLAELIREQAPDAVSSVQLEDYRGRVVAMDVSVAFYQFRTAMPKIFNRHGENISSLRGLFYRTMHLLENGVKPVFVFDGKPPDLKERVLAKRAAVSGAKRKAADPVADEPPQRLPRRDSERLLGYLGVPCVQAPAEAEATCAALVKSGRAWCTATEDMDALPFGSLRLLRHLNAKNRDLEEISLPVVLQKLGLTQEQFVDLCILLGCDYCEKIRGLGPKKALPLLQQYGSIERVLRSAHSAQKHPLPENWPLEETRQLFLQPEVAEPSQVVLEWQEPDEKGLLQFLAHEKHMAERSVRSRLEKWRAACLKRAQPQSPGPMRKGSKKQQRMVEFFQVKKRPHKIPKPGRKKMKTQEQPGTAVET from the exons ATGGGGATCTCCAGGCTGGCCGAGCTGATCCGGGAGCAGGCGCCGGACGCCGTGAGCTCCGTCCAGCTGGAAGACTACCGGG GGCGTGTGGTGGCGATGGATGTCTCCGTCGCTTTTTACCAGTTCCGCACGGCTATGCCAAAGATCTTCAACCGCCATGGGGAAAATATCAG TTCCCTGCGGGGGCTCTTTTACCGGACGATGCATCTCCTGGAAAACGGCGTCAAGCCCGTCTTCGTGTTTGATGGGAAACCCCCAGACCTCAAGGAGAGAGTG TTGGCGAAACGCGCCGCAGTCTCTGGAGCCAAGAGGAAAGCTGCAG ATCCTGTTGCAGACGAGCCCCCGCAACGGCTGCCGAGAAGAGACTCCGAGAGGCTGCTGGGTTACTTGGGGGTTCCCTGTGTGCAG GCGCCAGCTGAGGCAGAAGCGACATGCGCAGCTCTGGTGAAGTCCGGGCGCGCCTGGTGCACGGCCACGGAGGACATGGATGCGCTGCCCTTCGGAAGCTTGCGTCTCCTGCGGCACCTGAACGCCAAGAACAG AGACCTGGAAGAGATCTCCTTGCCGGTGGTTCTGCAAAAGCTGGGCTTAACGCAAGAGCAG TTTGTGGACCTCTGCATCCTGCTGGGCTGCGATTACTGCGAAAAGATCCGGGGTCTGGGCCCCAAGAAGGCCTTGCCACTGCTGCAGCAATACGGGAGCATCGAGCGGGTCCTGCGCTCTGCCCACAGCGctcag AAGCACCCGTTGCCCGAAAACTGGCCCTTGGAGGAGACCCGGCAGCTCTTCCTGCAGCCCGAGGTGGCCGAGCCCAGCCAAGTGGTGCTAGAGTGGCAGGAGCCTGACGAGAAGGGGCTGCTACAGTTCCTGGCACATGAGAAGCACATGGC TGAGCGTTCGGTTCGCAGCCGACTGGAGAAGTGGCGGGCCGCCTGCCTGAAGAGAGCCCAGCCCCAGTCACCTGGCCCCATGAGAAAGGGCAGCAAGAAACAGCAGAGGATGGTGGAGTTCTTCCAGGTCAAGAAGCGGCCGCACAAg ATACCGAAACCCGGCAGGAAGAAGATGAAGACCCAGGAACAGCCAGGAACGGCAGTGGAGACTTGA
- the LOC128416965 gene encoding probable flap endonuclease 1 homolog isoform X1, whose protein sequence is MGISRLAELIREQAPDAVSSVQLEDYRGRVVAMDVSVAFYQFRTAMPKIFNRHGENISSLRGLFYRTMHLLENGVKPVFVFDGKPPDLKERVLAKRAAVSGAKRKAADPVADEPPQRLPRRDSERLLGYLGVPCVQAPAEAEATCAALVKSGRAWCTATEDMDALPFGSLRLLRHLNAKNRDLEEISLPVVLQKLGLTQEQFVDLCILLGCDYCEKIRGLGPKKALPLLQQYGSIERVLRSAHSAQKHPLPENWPLEETRQLFLQPEVAEPSQVVLEWQEPDEKGLLQFLAHEKHMAERSVRSRLEKWRAACLKRAQPQSPGPMRKGSKKQQRMVEFFQVKKRPHKQIPKPGRKKMKTQEQPGTAVET, encoded by the exons ATGGGGATCTCCAGGCTGGCCGAGCTGATCCGGGAGCAGGCGCCGGACGCCGTGAGCTCCGTCCAGCTGGAAGACTACCGGG GGCGTGTGGTGGCGATGGATGTCTCCGTCGCTTTTTACCAGTTCCGCACGGCTATGCCAAAGATCTTCAACCGCCATGGGGAAAATATCAG TTCCCTGCGGGGGCTCTTTTACCGGACGATGCATCTCCTGGAAAACGGCGTCAAGCCCGTCTTCGTGTTTGATGGGAAACCCCCAGACCTCAAGGAGAGAGTG TTGGCGAAACGCGCCGCAGTCTCTGGAGCCAAGAGGAAAGCTGCAG ATCCTGTTGCAGACGAGCCCCCGCAACGGCTGCCGAGAAGAGACTCCGAGAGGCTGCTGGGTTACTTGGGGGTTCCCTGTGTGCAG GCGCCAGCTGAGGCAGAAGCGACATGCGCAGCTCTGGTGAAGTCCGGGCGCGCCTGGTGCACGGCCACGGAGGACATGGATGCGCTGCCCTTCGGAAGCTTGCGTCTCCTGCGGCACCTGAACGCCAAGAACAG AGACCTGGAAGAGATCTCCTTGCCGGTGGTTCTGCAAAAGCTGGGCTTAACGCAAGAGCAG TTTGTGGACCTCTGCATCCTGCTGGGCTGCGATTACTGCGAAAAGATCCGGGGTCTGGGCCCCAAGAAGGCCTTGCCACTGCTGCAGCAATACGGGAGCATCGAGCGGGTCCTGCGCTCTGCCCACAGCGctcag AAGCACCCGTTGCCCGAAAACTGGCCCTTGGAGGAGACCCGGCAGCTCTTCCTGCAGCCCGAGGTGGCCGAGCCCAGCCAAGTGGTGCTAGAGTGGCAGGAGCCTGACGAGAAGGGGCTGCTACAGTTCCTGGCACATGAGAAGCACATGGC TGAGCGTTCGGTTCGCAGCCGACTGGAGAAGTGGCGGGCCGCCTGCCTGAAGAGAGCCCAGCCCCAGTCACCTGGCCCCATGAGAAAGGGCAGCAAGAAACAGCAGAGGATGGTGGAGTTCTTCCAGGTCAAGAAGCGGCCGCACAAg CAGATACCGAAACCCGGCAGGAAGAAGATGAAGACCCAGGAACAGCCAGGAACGGCAGTGGAGACTTGA
- the TMEM276 gene encoding transmembrane protein 276, whose amino-acid sequence MAEASASIPGWPDEVTGLLSNLLLCVVSLGSAVQTFQINRGTSAGFLLQALVPLLDTATHLAALPGLGLEAARHSPDNAWVSTVVGLPLLAFGFHWLNGDHATANALLGGALLLLLAGSWGSFSEEGKAMVAHSVTSVVSISVLIASIFTGNACGIAGSLLVGAAGVLAGTQLRRLLVLRKEDAVCCLMALANMTLRRALQAQHRELD is encoded by the exons ATGGCAGA AGCCTCAGCCTCAATACCTGGCTGGCCTGATGAGGTGACCGGTCTGCTCTCCAACCTCCTGCTGTGTGTCGTGTCCCTGGGCTCCGCTGTTCAAACCTTCCAG ATCAATCGCGGGACCTCTGCCGGGTTTCTCCTCCAGGCCCTTGTGCCCCTCCTGGATACGGCCACCCACCTCGCCGCCCTTCCAGGGCTCGGTTTGGAGGCTGCCCGCCACAGCCCAGACAACGCCTGGGTCTCCACAGTGGTGGGGCTCCCCCTGCTCGCCTTTGGCTTCCACTGGCTGAATGGGGACCATGCCACGGCGAACGCCCTCTTGGGGGgcgccctgctgctgctgctggccggCAGCTGGGGCTCCTTCTCCGAGGAAGGCAAGGCCATGGTGGCCCACTCCGTCACCTCGGTGGTCTCCATCAGTGTCCTGATCGCTTCCATCTTCACCGGAAACGCCTGCGGGATTGCGGGCAGCCTCTTGGTGGGCGCAGCTGGGGTGCTGGCAGGGACCCAGTTGCGGCGGCTACTGGTGCTCCGGAAAGAGGACGCTGTCTGCTGCCTCATGGCGCTGGCAAACATGACTTTGCGGCGGGCTCTGCAAGCGCAGCACCGAGAACTGGACTGA